CCCCCACGTCAGGGTGCCGGGGTGTCAGAGCGCCAGGGCGTCCGTGCCGCGGCTGGCTCCGCCCCGACCCGTTGCATCTCCCCTGCTTCCCGCAAGCCACTGGTTGACCGCTTTGTAATCCAGCCTTAATCCAGCCGACGGGTCCCGTTCAACCTCGTCCGGTATGCTGCGGCCGGGAGGTGACACGATGGACAGCACGACGCCCGCCGTGCAGTTGCGCGGGGTGGGCAAGCGGTACGGCCACCGCTGGGCGGTGCGCGACCTGGACATGGCGGTGCGCAGCGGCGAGGTCTATGCCCTGCTCGGCCGCAACGGCGCCGGCAAGACCACGACGCTGCGGATGATCCTGGGCTTGGCGCGGCGATCGACCGGGGAGATCGAGCTGTTCGGGCGCCGCCTCGAAGAATGGAGTGCCGAAGTCTACCGGCGCGTCGGCGCGACGGTGGAGACCCCGGGCTTCTACGGCAACCTGACGGCGCGGGAGAACCTCCTGCACAACCTGATGATCCTCGGCGTCCCGGAACCCCGCCGCATCGACGAGGTCCTCGAACTGGTGGGACTGCGCCAGGCCGCCGACCGGCGGGTGCGGGAGTTCTCCCTGGGCATGCGCCAGCGGCTGGGCATCGCCCGCGCCCTGCTGCACGAACCCCGGCTCCTCATCCTGGATGAACCGACCAACGGGCTCGACCCCGCCGGCATCCGCGAGGTACGCGAGCTGATCCGGGAGCTGGCCGCGGAGAGGCGGATGGCGGTGCTCCTTTCCAGCCACATCCTGGCCGAGGTGGAACAGGTCGCCGACCGGGTCGGCATCCTCCATAAGGGCCGGCTGGTGGAGGAGGTCAGCATGGGCGAGCTGCGGGACCGCGGTCGCACGTATCTGGTGATCGAGACCCGCGAGCCCGAGGCAGCCGTGCGCCTGCTGGAGGAACGCCTCGCGGTGCGCCGCTACACGGTGCTGCCCGGCGGCACGCTGCGGGTCTACGAGCACGTGGACCGGCCGGAGGAGGTCGTCCGCGCACTGGTCGAACAGGGCCTGCAGGTTGCCCACGTGTCGGTGCAGCGGGAGAGCCTGGAGGACCACTTCCTGCGCGCCACCGCGGAGACGACGACGCACCCGCCAGCCGGCTCGAACTGACCACGGGGTCGGCGGCAAGCCAGGGTGGCAACCCGTTGCGCCGTCGATCGCCCCTTGACTGGGAACCGTGACGAGAGCACGTGGAACAGGTGCGCGAAGGCCAGCGGGCCGGCGGCCGCGACGTCCGGGACGACGGCCGGGCACGCGTCTCGGCCGCGCGCACCCGCAACACGCCGCGAGGAGCGCAGAACGGGAGGCGAGGCATATGGCGATCCTGCACGCTGAACTACTGAAGTGGAAGCGGTCGTGGGTCCTCTGGGCCGCCCTGCTGGCGGCGGCGGCCGCGCCGGCCTTGAACGGCCTGATTTTCTGGTCGACCAAGCGCCTGCGGGCCGCCGCCGGCCAGGTCATCGACATCCCCTGGGACGGGTTCTTCGCCCAGGCGGCCTCGTTCGCTCACCTCCTTGTCTACCCCTTGCTGTTCGGCTTCGTGGTGACCTACGCCGTCGCCCGCGAGTTCCAGGAGGGCGCGGCGACCAATCTCTTCGCCCTGCCCGCCAGCCGCACCGCCCTCCTGCTGGCGAAGCTGGGCGCCGCGGCGCTCATCCTAGCGGTGCCCGTGGTGGCGGCGGTGCCGATGGCGGTGGTGGCAGGAACGCCCGTGAT
This is a stretch of genomic DNA from Thermaerobacter sp. PB12/4term. It encodes these proteins:
- a CDS encoding ABC transporter ATP-binding protein; protein product: MDSTTPAVQLRGVGKRYGHRWAVRDLDMAVRSGEVYALLGRNGAGKTTTLRMILGLARRSTGEIELFGRRLEEWSAEVYRRVGATVETPGFYGNLTARENLLHNLMILGVPEPRRIDEVLELVGLRQAADRRVREFSLGMRQRLGIARALLHEPRLLILDEPTNGLDPAGIREVRELIRELAAERRMAVLLSSHILAEVEQVADRVGILHKGRLVEEVSMGELRDRGRTYLVIETREPEAAVRLLEERLAVRRYTVLPGGTLRVYEHVDRPEEVVRALVEQGLQVAHVSVQRESLEDHFLRATAETTTHPPAGSN
- a CDS encoding ABC transporter permease, with protein sequence MAILHAELLKWKRSWVLWAALLAAAAAPALNGLIFWSTKRLRAAAGQVIDIPWDGFFAQAASFAHLLVYPLLFGFVVTYAVAREFQEGAATNLFALPASRTALLLAKLGAAALILAVPVVAAVPMAVVAGTPVIGRPPSWAEVADGLQVHLIAGLAQFLLTPLILWLATLTRGYVVPVAAAGSFVVANVVFSMAPGDRFLWWPTALPAWTAQATWLPDLFVHLPAWWVELPPLFVVFVALAAVTVARRDVM